TTTTTTAATTTTTTCTCCTAAGAATAATACTGCAAATATTATGACGAAGAAAGGGTTTATTTGATTGAGTACGACGGCATCTGCTAAAGGCAAGTTTCCTAAAGCATAAAAATAAAAAACAACCCCTAAAAATCCTAATATTGCTCGGTAGCTTAGGTAGTTTGTATTATTTCCTTTAAACCCTTCTCCAGATTTAATAATAGCATGAGCCGATACAACTACACCTACAATATTTCGAAAAAATACTTTTTCCATAGTAGGAATATCTCCAGCAAATTTAACTGCAGCTGCCATTAAAGCAAAAAAAAGCGATGATGCCAACATATATGAAATACCTTTACTGCGATCTGACATAGTGTGCCTCCTTTATTTAAAAAGTTTCCATATACTTATATTATACCATTATAAAATTTATACGCTCTCAAAATGTGCCTTCCGCACTTTTTGAGAATTAAGGTATTCCTTTTGCGTCAAGATCCTTCGCTAGCGCTCCAGGATAACTCCTGTGGAGGCTTGGGGCAAAAGTAACATTTTCAACTATATTAAAAAAGTGCCCATCAGGCACTTAAAATAATTAGTAAAACAATATCATAATTAAAGTTAGTAAGGTTTTTCCGTCCAATCATTTAAAGCAAAAACATAGCTACGATAAATGTTGCTGCAAAACCGATCATAACAGGTCTGAAATTTTTTCTAGCAAGTTCGAGTGGACTAACATTGCAAATAGCAGCTACTGGTATAATTCCCCAAGGGATAATTGTTCCTCCACCAATCCAAATAGTGCTTAATTGTCCAAGACCTGCAAGCACCTCTAAATCAAATCCTCCGCCAGTGGCAAAAGCACTCGCTAAAGATCCTACTAAAGGAAGACCAGAAAATCCTGAGCCATCGAGACCTGTAATGGCTCCTACTAACATTTGAATACCTGCAACAGATAATATAGATAAATCTACAGCATTAGATAGATATAAACCTAAATCAGATAATAAACCCGTCGCATTTGGATCTAAAATCTTCTTTGCCATGTCTTCATTTCCAAGAAAGAAGAAAGCGCCAATAATGATTACAGGGGCAAATACTTTAATGCCAAAAATAAAGCCTTCTTTAATATAATCTGTAACTTTTTCTAAACAGTCACCAGGTTTATGGCAAATCATTGACACAAAACACATTATTAAAATAGCCGTACCTCCTACTAAAGCTGTTGCATCTCCACCTTTTAGCTGGTATTTGTACATAAAAAACACATCTAAAAGAAATATTAGTGGAGTGGCAATAGAAACAAAGATTAGACCAACACTGCGTTTTTTACAGGTTTCCTCAGAATTTTTTTCTATTTTATCTTCTAATATATCAATGGAGGTAATTGCACATTCCATTGCACCTGATTTCATGTCTTTTTTTAGCATAATAAAACTACAAATAACGGTTACTATGCTCATAGTTAACCACAGTGGAAAACTGTCCCTACTAAGTATTAAGGAATCGCTAATACCAGCTGCTTTAGCCGTTATTGCAGGAGCCCCCTGTATAAAAAAATCACTAGATAGGGCAATACCATGCCCAAAGATATTCATTGCTACTGCTGCCCAAATTGGCGATAAGCCTGCTTGTAGGGCAGCAGGTAACATAATAGCGCCTACTAGGGCCACAGCTGGTGATGGCCATATAAACCAGGAAAAAAAGAGCATAACGAAACCTAGTGCAAAAAAGGCAATCGTTGGACTTTTCATAATCTTTTTAATTGGTCGAATCATCACTTCATCAGCGCCAATATCTCGAAGAGCTCGACTCATAGCAATAACTAAAGAGATGACCACAATAATTCCCCAAAACTCGTTTCCCGAGGCAATAAGAGCATTATAAACTACTTGAACGCCCTTTATAAAACTCCCTGTATACATGGCTCCAATTACTAATATACCAATAATACAAGGTAGAAGAGTATCTTTTTTAAAGCCCATTGTTATAATGATCGTTAAAACAAAAAGATAATATACATAATGTAAAGCTGTTAATTGTATCATAATGGCCTCCCCAATTGATTTACAAGTACGAAATTTTAGCGCAATTGAGGCTTCTCTTCGACTATTTTATTTTCAAAAACATTTGATAAACCTGCATAGTGGACTCGATTCTCAATCTCTTGTACATCTGTAGAATATAATTGTAGCTCTTTCATTCTCTCGAAATACACAGAGCCTGAGAATGTAAACTTTTGTCCCATGCCTTCTTCTGTAGCCATAGCTTCTTTTACATAAGAAATAGCGTCACCTACCGCTAATTTATTTGGTAATTCAAGTAATTCCATACCTAAAGCATGACGCACGCTATTGTGTCCAGCTAAAACGCCTGTACAAATAGCTTCTGTATGCCCAACAAGTAAACCTGCTTTTTCACCAGCACAGAATAAATTGCTTAGCCCGTCTACTTTAAGAGCATTGCTTCTTGGAGCCATACTCATGTATCTCATAGAATTCCCCTCACCACCTGCATACGGATCTTCATATCTAGCATTTTCAAAGCCAGGAATTTGGCGAAGTCTTTCTAGTGAATAAAAAGGTGTCATAAGCTTCGCATGGCCAGTATCTAGTAAAATGATATTGTCTTTAAAGGCTGGCAGCGCATACTGTTGACATGCTTTTACGCCAAGGTGATCTTCTTTTAAATTTTCAGGCACTGGAATAACAGCTACTCCCGTTTCATTTAATGTATCTTGTATCTCTTGAGATAATGATTCTTTATACAGTTTACAAGAACCACTCATAGCACCCACTGTCCCATTCGCCTTTTTACCAATCATCTCTTTAACGCCAGCTAAACCTGCTAAGCTAACACGGCCACCAAAGCTAGGACATCTTAAAATACACATTGCGCAGCCGTTTCCATATTTTACACAATTGTTCATAGGTCCAGC
Above is a genomic segment from Alkalibaculum bacchi containing:
- a CDS encoding FAD-dependent oxidoreductase — its product is MTKVIVIGGGWAGCAAAVGAKKVGAEVTLLERTDMLLGTGLVGGIMRNNGRFTATEELIAMGGGDLFTICDKTARHKSIEFPGHKHASLYDIASTHGEVLNHLLHLGVEVVFQGRVNNIHMKEDRILSVEDQRGRIFEGDVFVDTTGTAGPMNNCVKYGNGCAMCILRCPSFGGRVSLAGLAGVKEMIGKKANGTVGAMSGSCKLYKESLSQEIQDTLNETGVAVIPVPENLKEDHLGVKACQQYALPAFKDNIILLDTGHAKLMTPFYSLERLRQIPGFENARYEDPYAGGEGNSMRYMSMAPRSNALKVDGLSNLFCAGEKAGLLVGHTEAICTGVLAGHNSVRHALGMELLELPNKLAVGDAISYVKEAMATEEGMGQKFTFSGSVYFERMKELQLYSTDVQEIENRVHYAGLSNVFENKIVEEKPQLR